The DNA region CGCGCACCGTACTCGGCGAGCAGTTGCGGGCGCGGTCCCGGCAGCGGACCGGTGTGCAGCAGCCGGCGTACCCGGGTCCCGGTCAGCGGGGGGAGCTTGCCGCGTGTCGGGCCGTAGACGTCGAGTCCGTCGGCGTACGCGTCGATGGGGGCGTCGGTGAAGATACCGGCGAGGGCCCGGCCCGGGCCGGTGTGGAGGGATTCCAGCACCAGTCCGACGCCGTCGTCCGCCAGCCCCCAGGCCCGCCGCAGATGGCGCTCCCACAGGGGTACGTCGTCGGCGCGGGGGGCCCAGTCGGAGGGGTGGAGCGGGGCGATGGTCTCGTTCCAGGAACGGACGTCGTCGAAGCGGCTCCGCAGCACCTCGAAGCCCGGCATCCCGGAGACCGGGGGCAGCGGCTCCGGGACGGGCGCGGTGGCGGTCAGGAGCAGGACGCGGCGGCCGGTGCCCTCGAAGCAGCCGGAGTCGGCGGCGGCGGCGAGCACGGCGACCGCGCGGAGCGTCGGGGCGGCGAGGAGCAGGGTGGTCATCGGACGGCCGCCTTCGACGTGGCGCCGGGGCGCCGGCGCAGTCGGCGCAGCGGGGTGGCGCGCCGCACGTCCATCGCGTCCAGCGCCTCGTCCAGTACCCCCTGGGGCAGGCGTCCGAGCGCTGCGGCGCCGAGCGATTTCAGCGAACGGGCCACCTGCGGCTCGAAGTCGGCCAGGTCACCCAGATGATGGGCCAGTACCGCGCAGTAGGAGCGCACCGCCTTCGGCAGCAGCTCCGCCGCGTCACGGTCCGCCGTGGTCTCCTGGACTACCTGGTCGAACGCGCGGAGGAAGTCCAGCCGCCGTACGTCGCCGATCCGGGTGAGTGACGAGGGCACCCCCCGCCGGTAGAAGTTGCCCAGTGTCCCCAGGACCGCGAAGGACTCCGCCTCCCGGTGCAGGCGCCAGATCCACGGCCGGTCCTCGGCGGTCCGCAGCCCGTCGGTGAAGTGCAGCAGCCCCCGGTCCAGCAGATCGCGGTGGTAGAGGCCGGCCCAGGCGAACGCGTAGTCCACCGAGGTCGTCCGGTGGGCGGGCAGGATCGCGTCCCGGGGGGAGCTCACCACGCCGCGAGGCCCGTGCGGGACCCGCCGCAGGGTGCGGGACCTGCCGGTGACCCGCACATGGTCGGTACGGACGAACTGGCAGCCCAGGCGTTCGGTCTCGGCGAGCAGCCGGGCGTAGTGGCCGGGCGCCAGCCAGTCGTCGCCGTCGAGGAAGGTGATGTACCGGCCGCGGGCCGCGTCCAGTCCCGTGTTGCGGGCGGTCGCCAGCCCGCGGTTCTCCTCGTGTCTGTGCAGCACCGCTCCCTCGACGCCGGCCCGGGCGCGGCGGAGGAGTTCTCCGGTGCCGTCGGTCGAACAGTCGTCGACGAGGATGAACTCGACATCCTCACGCGCGTTGGCGCGCAGACTCCTCAGGGTGTCGGGGGCGTACGCCAGGACGTTGTAGAACGGCACGATGACGGAGAGCTTGACCACCCGCGTCACGGTAGGGGCGGGAGCGGCACCCTTCCTTTCCTGAGCCCGGCCACCGGGTGAACGGAACGCGGCGGCCCGGTGAACCAGGGCGGCCCCCGTCCCGGTTCACCGGCCGCGCGGGCCGCTCAGCCAATCGTCGGTGGGCTGTTAACCCTTTGTTGCCGCTGCGTTGGGCCGCGCATCGAAAAGCCTTCCTAGCTTCTAGGACGTGCCTCCACGTACCAGTGACGCGGCTGATCCCGCCCACATCGCAGCAACCGGCCGCCCGGCGCTCAGGGTCGCCGTCCTCGCAGACTCCGACACCCGGTGGAAGTGGGGCGCGCTCACCGCGCGCCGCCTGACCGCCCCGGGTACCGGGTCCGGCGGTGACGCCCGCCCGGCCGAGATCAGCGGGCTGCTGCTGCGGGGCCGTGCGACCCCCACCCCCCGGCAGCTCGCCGAGGCCGGCGAGGCCGGGGCGGACACCGACCGGGTGCGCGAGGTGACCGCCGCCGGGTTCCTGCACGCCGTACGGGACGAGGGGTACGACGTCGTCGTCCTCGCCCTCGTCGGGGGTGCCGTCCAGGCGATGCTGCACGGACTGGCCGCGCTGCGGCTGCCCCGCAGACCGGTCCTCGTCACCGGTTACGTCGGCGTCGTCTACGAGAAGCTCGCCGACGGGCTGCTGCTGCGGCACGGCGCGGACGTGGTCCTCGCCAACTCCCGCCACGACGCGGAACGTTTCCGCACGGTGTACGAAGGCGTGGGCGCCGACGCGTCGGCCGTCACCGAGGCCGCACTGCCCTTCCTCGGCGGGGAGCCGTACCGGCCCGAGGAAGGCCGTGACACGGTCGTCTTCGCCGCCCAGCCCTCCGTACCGGCGTCCCGCGCCGAACGCACGTACCTGCTGCGCAGGCTCGTCGGGCACGCCCTGCTCCACCCGGACCGCGAGGTGCTGCTCAAGCTGCGTTCCAAGCCGGGCGAGCACACCACGCACATCGAGGAACTGCCCTACCAGCGCCTCGCCGAGCGCCTCCCGGGCGGAGCGCCGCCCAACCTCCGCCTGGTGTACGGGCACATGGGCGGGGTCCTGGACCGCACCGACCTGCTGGTCACGGTCTCCTCGACCGCCGCCCTGGAGTCCCTGCACCGCGGCGTCCCGACCGCGGTCCTCAGCGACCTCGGCGTACGCGAGGCCCTCGGCAACCACCACTTCGTCGGTTCCGGTCTGATCACCTCCTGGGACCGGCTCGACGGCGGGCACCGCCCGCGCCCCGACGAGGAGTGGCTGGCCGGCCAGGGCGTCGCCGCCGGCGGCGCGTACGCCACCGCCTACGACACCGCCCGCGCCCGGGTCGCCGATCTGCTGGCCGCAGGCCCTCTCCCCGGCATCGCGCCGTACTACACGCCGGCCTCGGCCCCCGGATACCTGCCCGGCGTCCTCGCCCGCCACCACCTGGACCCCGAAGGCCGCCCGATGCCCGGTGCCATGGCGCCGAGGGAGCCCGGCCGGGTCAGGGGAGCGGTGCGCGGGACCGTCCGCAACGCCGCACGCGGCGCCTACCGGCACGGCGTCCAGCGCGTCGCCCCCGTGATCCGCCGGATGGGGGAGCTGTGACCACCACCTCAGGAGCAACCATGACACCACCACCACCACCACCGTCCCCGGCCGCCCCGGCCGTGCTCGCCGTGATCCCCGCGCGCGGCGGATCCAAGGGCGTACCGGCCAAGAACCTCGCCCGGGTCGGCGGGGTCCCCCTGGTGGCCCGCGCGGTCCGCGCCTGCCTCGCCTCCGCCGAGGTCACCGACGTCGTCGTCACCACCGACGACCCGGAGATCGCCGAGGCGGCCCGCGCCATGGCCGGCGCCCTGGGTGAGCCGGCGCGACTGCACTGCGTGGCCCGCCCCGCCGCGATCGCCGGTGACAACGCGACCAGCGAGGCGGCGGTCCTGCACGCCCTGGACGCCTACGAGGCGATGGAGCGCGGGCGCACCGCCGGTGTGGTCCTCCTCGTCCAGTGCACCAGCCCCTTCCTCAGCCGGGAGGACGTCGACGGCGTCGCCCGGGCCGTCGCCCGCGAAGGTGCCGACAGCGCCGTCACCGTCGCCCCCTTCCACGGCTTCGTGTGGCGCGACGGCAGCGCGGTCGAGGACGACACCTACGGCGTCAACCACGACAAGGCCGTACGTCCCCGCCGCCAGGACCGGCCGCGGGACTTCCTGGAGACCGGTGCCGCGTACGCCATGGACGTCGCCGGCTTCCGGGCCCACCGCCACCGCTTCTTCGGCCGCACCGTGCTCGTGCCGGCGGACCCGGCGCGTGTGCTGGAGATTGACGACCCGCACGACCTGGCCCGCGCCCGTGCGCTGGCGCCGCTCCTGGACCCCGCCCCGCTGCCGACCCGCGCCGACGTCGACGCCGTCGTCCTCGACTTCGACGGTACGCAGACCGACGACCGCGTGCTCATCGACTCCGACGGCCGCGAGACGGTCGCCGTGCACCGGGGGGACGGCCTCGGCATCGCCGCCCTGCGCGAGGCCGGTGTACCGCTGCTGATGCTGTCCACAGAACAGAACCCGGTCGTCGCCGCCCGCGCCCACAAGCTCCGCATCCCCGTCCTGCACGGCATCGACCGCAAGGACCTGGCGCTCAAGCAGTGGTGCGAGGAGCAGTCGGTCGACCCCGGCCGGGTGCTCTACGTCGGCAACGACGTCAACGACCTGCCCTGCTTCGGCCTGGCGGGCTGGCCCGTCGCCGTCGCGAGCGCCCACGACTCGGTACGCGCGGCAGCGCGCGCCGTCACCACCACACCCGGCGGCTCCGGCGCCATCCGCGAGATCGCGGCCTGGCTGCTGGGACCCACCCTCACCGACCCCGTACCGACCCCTGCCACCACCACTCCCACCCCGTAAGGAAGCACCACCATGAGCAACCCGTCCCGCATCCGCACCTTCGGCACCCGCGCCGCCGGTCCCGGCCACCCCGTCTACGTCACGGGTGAGATCGGCATCAACCACAACGGCGACCTCGGCAACGCCCTCGCGCTGATCGACGTGGCCGCCGATGCCGGCTGCGACGCCGTCAAGTTCCAGAAGCGCACCCCCGAGATCTGCACCCCCCGCGACCAGTGGGACATCGAGCGCGACACCCCCTGGGGCCGGATGACCTACATCGACTACCGCCACCGCGTGGAGTTCGGCGAGGCCGAGTACACCGCCGTCTCGGAGCGCTGCGCCGAGCGCGGCATCGACTGGTTCGCCTCCCCGTGGGACACCGAGGCCGTCGCCTTCCTGGAGAAGTTCGACGTCCCCGCCCACAAGGTCGCCTCCGCCTCCCTCACCGACGACGAACTGCTGCGCACCCTGCGCGCCACCGGGCGCACGGTGATCCTCTCCACCGGGATGTCCACGCCCCGTCAGATCCGGCACGCGGTCGAGGTGCTGGGCAGCGACAACATCCTGCTGTGCCACGCGACGTCGACGTACCCGGCCAAGGCCGAGGAGCTCAACCTGCGTGTCATCGACACCCTCCAGCAGGAGTACCCGAACGTCCCGATCGGCTACAGCGGCCACGAGACCGGCCTCCAGACCACCCTGGCCGCCGTCGCCCTCGGCGCCGCCTTCGTGGAGCGCCACATCACCCTGGACCGCGCCATGTGGGGCTCCGACCAGGCCGCCTCCGTCGAGCCGCAGGGCCTGGCACGCCTGGTCCGCGACATCCGCACCATCGAGGCCTCCCTCGGTGACGGCGTCAAGAAGGTCTACGAGTCGGAGCTCGGCCCGATGAAGAAGCTCCGCCGGGTCGCGGGCGTCGTCGCCGAGGCCGAGACGGTGAACGCGAACGCGCCGGCCGCCGAGCCGGTCGCGGTCTGACGGGCCGACCGGTGAACCTCGCCTTCGTCGAGAGCCCGGTCCAGCTCCTGAACGTCCTGGAGTGGGCCCACAGCCGGGGAGCACACGACAGCACGGTCGTCGTCGTCCTCCCCCCGGTCGACCCGATGTCGCGCGGACAGCTGCGCAGGATGGCGGAGCTGGCCCGCGACGAGGGCGTCACGGTCCGCTGGCAGGAGGCGCGCGGGGAGACCGGCACGCCCCTCAAGGCCCTGCGCGCGCTGACCGGACTGATCCGCAAGGCCGACCGTGTCGTCATCGGGGATCCCTTCTCCCGGTACGTGCACCTGCTGCTGTCCCTGGTCCGCACCCGACGGATCACGGTGGTGGACGACGGCACGGCCACCATGGAGTTCGTCGCCCAACTGGCCCGGGGCGAACGCCTGGTGCGCTGGCACCGGCGCGGCGGCCGGGGCCCGCGCGAACTGCTGCTGGCCCCGGTCACCCACGCGGCCCGCCGCAGCTTCGTCCCGTCGGCGGCCCGCACGGTCGAGGTGTTCACGGCGATGCCGGTCGAGGCGCCGGAGGGCGTCGAGGTCACGGCCGGCACCTTCGCCTGGACCCGGGAACGCTTCGGCCCGCCCACCCTCACCAGGGGCGCCGACCTGGTCGGTACGTCGCTGGTGGAGACGGGCGTGATCGACCCGGTCCCGTACGAGGAGGCGGTCGCCACCCTGGCCCGTACCCACGGGGCGACCCGCTACTTCGCGCACCGGCGGGAATCGGCGGAGAAGCTCCACGCCCTGGAGGCCGCCACCGGGCTGGAGATCGTCCGCCCGGACCTCCCGCTGGAACTCATCGCCCGCCGGGGACCGATCGGGCACACGATTCTGAGCTTTCCGTCCACGGTGGTCCACACCCTGCCGCTGGCCCTCGCGGGCACGGGCGTGAAGGTCGCGGTGTGCGACATAGCCCCCGAGTGGCTCCGCGACACGGCGTCCCCGCGCGCCCAGGGCTTCCTGCGCGGGGTCACGGAGACGGCCCGGGACGTCCAGCGGCTGGCGCCGTGGCGGGTGACGGCCGCGACGGAGGGCTGAACGAGGGGCGGGCGGCCAGGGCCGGGCGGCGGGGCGGCCCCGATCAGGTGGTGGGCGTCCCGGGGTCCGGACGCCCGGCAGAGCCCGCCGGAGCCGGAGGAGGGCCGGTCTCCCACGGCACGACCACCACCTGCACCTCGTCCTCGTAGACGATCCGCCCCGGAGCCGAGGACTCGACGCGCTCGCACGCCACCCCGTGCGCGGCCAGGAGGTCCAGGTACCCGGGCACCCGGTCGACGAGATGCGTGGCCGTCGTCTTGAACCACGCGACGGCACCAGGGTGCAGCTCGGGGTCGTAGACGCCGCGGTCCACGTCGGACGGGTTGGGATAGGCGGCGTCGTACCAGTCGTTGCCCGCCCGCCAGAACCGGTGCTCCTCCTCGGAGAGCAGTCCCTGCCGAGCCAGGTCGTTGGCCAGGGCGAAGACCCCGGGGAAGTGGCCCTGTGGCCGGCGGGTCACCCCCTGGAACCGTACGAACAGCGCCTCGTCCACCAGTCCCGCCCCCGTCCGATGCCGTCGCCGGCGAGGAAGAATGCCAAACCCGGGCAGCGAGCACAAGCTTGGGCGGGCCGGCGGTGGTACCGTCCGGCAACTGACCGGCAACTGACCGGCAACTGACCGGCAACTGACCGGCAACTGACCGGCGGACGACCCCGGGTGGGCCCCTGGGGGTGTGCGCCGGGGAGGGGCGCGGCCGG from Streptomyces sp. NBC_01754 includes:
- a CDS encoding glycosyltransferase family 2 protein; this translates as MVKLSVIVPFYNVLAYAPDTLRSLRANAREDVEFILVDDCSTDGTGELLRRARAGVEGAVLHRHEENRGLATARNTGLDAARGRYITFLDGDDWLAPGHYARLLAETERLGCQFVRTDHVRVTGRSRTLRRVPHGPRGVVSSPRDAILPAHRTTSVDYAFAWAGLYHRDLLDRGLLHFTDGLRTAEDRPWIWRLHREAESFAVLGTLGNFYRRGVPSSLTRIGDVRRLDFLRAFDQVVQETTADRDAAELLPKAVRSYCAVLAHHLGDLADFEPQVARSLKSLGAAALGRLPQGVLDEALDAMDVRRATPLRRLRRRPGATSKAAVR
- a CDS encoding DUF6716 putative glycosyltransferase, which gives rise to MPPRTSDAADPAHIAATGRPALRVAVLADSDTRWKWGALTARRLTAPGTGSGGDARPAEISGLLLRGRATPTPRQLAEAGEAGADTDRVREVTAAGFLHAVRDEGYDVVVLALVGGAVQAMLHGLAALRLPRRPVLVTGYVGVVYEKLADGLLLRHGADVVLANSRHDAERFRTVYEGVGADASAVTEAALPFLGGEPYRPEEGRDTVVFAAQPSVPASRAERTYLLRRLVGHALLHPDREVLLKLRSKPGEHTTHIEELPYQRLAERLPGGAPPNLRLVYGHMGGVLDRTDLLVTVSSTAALESLHRGVPTAVLSDLGVREALGNHHFVGSGLITSWDRLDGGHRPRPDEEWLAGQGVAAGGAYATAYDTARARVADLLAAGPLPGIAPYYTPASAPGYLPGVLARHHLDPEGRPMPGAMAPREPGRVRGAVRGTVRNAARGAYRHGVQRVAPVIRRMGEL
- a CDS encoding N-acetylneuraminate synthase family protein, which translates into the protein MSNPSRIRTFGTRAAGPGHPVYVTGEIGINHNGDLGNALALIDVAADAGCDAVKFQKRTPEICTPRDQWDIERDTPWGRMTYIDYRHRVEFGEAEYTAVSERCAERGIDWFASPWDTEAVAFLEKFDVPAHKVASASLTDDELLRTLRATGRTVILSTGMSTPRQIRHAVEVLGSDNILLCHATSTYPAKAEELNLRVIDTLQQEYPNVPIGYSGHETGLQTTLAAVALGAAFVERHITLDRAMWGSDQAASVEPQGLARLVRDIRTIEASLGDGVKKVYESELGPMKKLRRVAGVVAEAETVNANAPAAEPVAV
- a CDS encoding acylneuraminate cytidylyltransferase, producing the protein MTPPPPPPSPAAPAVLAVIPARGGSKGVPAKNLARVGGVPLVARAVRACLASAEVTDVVVTTDDPEIAEAARAMAGALGEPARLHCVARPAAIAGDNATSEAAVLHALDAYEAMERGRTAGVVLLVQCTSPFLSREDVDGVARAVAREGADSAVTVAPFHGFVWRDGSAVEDDTYGVNHDKAVRPRRQDRPRDFLETGAAYAMDVAGFRAHRHRFFGRTVLVPADPARVLEIDDPHDLARARALAPLLDPAPLPTRADVDAVVLDFDGTQTDDRVLIDSDGRETVAVHRGDGLGIAALREAGVPLLMLSTEQNPVVAARAHKLRIPVLHGIDRKDLALKQWCEEQSVDPGRVLYVGNDVNDLPCFGLAGWPVAVASAHDSVRAAARAVTTTPGGSGAIREIAAWLLGPTLTDPVPTPATTTPTP